CTTTTAGCTTTAATGAGTTTGTAACAGTATACATTCAACTCAGCTGTGTGTTTCAGATGCTGTAGGGAACAGTGCCACATCCACAGTTGCCTCATCCACAGTTGTCTCTGAACATGCTGAATGGCCGCCTCAAggtaaattgaatacaaaaaccAACTTTCTTTGCATAGTTATTTCTTGCTGATGACCACAATCTGTTGATGTTAATTACTTAAAGACTATTTTTCTGTGACGAGGTACCTCATAAAGTAGACATAATGCTTGTAAAGACATGTATTTGGATGAAGTATGCTTCAAGTTGGTGGTTTATTCCACTTTCAATGGATACGTGGCGGGGCCATTTGGTGAATATAGCGTCGTTTTGGCAAAAAAAGgggaaaaaataacattattcacgtgttcaacttgttttcaaatcttttaTTCGTCAAACCTGTCGACATATTCAATTTCGGCCTCATAATGGGCCAAAAAACACTTGAAAGGAATCGATATATGTGTGTTGAAATGAAGAACTTGTGTGTAAACTAGATCATCTTTTGTCAAATTACTGAATACGAAGATCACATAAGCAAAAGCGTTATCATACTCACCTGACCATTTTGAACCTTTCTGAATAAAGCttgaacaatatgtttacattgaatttttgacaactttgatACTTGTTTAACTGATAAGGAAATGATCATGTACTATGTTTAGCTATCAGCTATTCTGTGGTTTGATAACCTCACAAAGTATGCTAAAAGCTTGTAAAGATTTGTGTGTTGCTCACtttttatgtgtttaatatTGTACCTCAGAATGTTTGTATGTAACTAAAATTTTTAGGATTTTAAGTTTTAGGATGGTCCAAAGTTTGGACCATCGTGGCCctcttgttaaaaatattagctTATATTCTTTGTTGAAACATAGGTTGTTATTTCATAATGAACAAAGGAGATGAAAACCAGACAATATCTGAAGAGAATGATGAAGTTGATTCTGCTCAGAGTGAAATGACCATGGAGAGAGAAATGGAATTCAAGACGGAGATTAAATGTATAAGGTAAAGGATATAAGAGACTGTTTATACTAATTAATGGCAGCTCAATGTTAAGACTGTTGAGGTCTAGTTTCCTTCACCGGTAAAACCAGAATGTGTCTGTTTTAAAAGATTGTCAGaaagatgtacatgtatccCTGATGGGCATCGAACCCACAACTGTTTGAGTGAAATACCTGCACAAAGACCAGATTATTCACCTTGCTTTCAAGGAATcttgttttgtcatttcattttattgattaaagaTGTGTTCAATACACATATTATGTATAATCATTAATGTAAGTTTCTTTCATGTACTACTATATACTATAAAAACATTTGTGCCTGCTTCCACAATAGAAAGGGCTACAACAGACACTATACTATGGAATTGTGAAACACTTTATTTGACAGCAGCTATATGTAACTTGTGCTAAACTTTTCTTTTACGGTATATTAAACAATGGTATGTACCAAGCATACTTTGTAGTTCTAAAGCAATTGTTTGCAGgacatgtttttctatttttgtacatttgCCATGCCTTTTTTGCAGCAATGTTCAAGATTTGACCCAGGAGCAGCTGCAGTACATGGTTGATAAGAGTGAGAGGCATCAGCAGAAAATATTTGGAGGATACATTCTCTGCGAGAGACATATTGCATTCAAGCAGGGAGGAAGAAGCAAAAGTAAGgcatttgaacaattttaggAATATATGCACTGTACTTTtatggatgatgatgatttaattaaggggacatcaaataatttgtttgttagATTTCGACCGAGACAACTTGAAGCAAGGAGCGGGagaaatgaaattcatatttCCCATTTCTATTACCAGGAGCTGAGAAAGCTGAAACCATTTAATTCTATAATGCTATAAATACATTCTTGAATTTTCCCTTCTAAATACAAGTTCAAAAAGAAACCAAACAACACACAAAAAGTATGCACATTATTATCCtgctgtatttttatttttttattgtttcgtatgaactgatattaaaaaaaaagatttaaaattgcAACTGTAAACAACATTGTAAAAAGGTAtcctgtgttttgttttgtttcaggaGAGCTGGACTTAAACTCGCGTATTTGTTCTTACACAGACGAGCAAGTGGACACAGTCATGCAGGCCCTTGAAAACATCTTCTGTAAACAGGATAACAAGGTTTGTCAGCCACTTCtacaaatatcaaagataaGTGGGTTATTTATCCTCTACTTTATGACAAATGCCCTTTGAGTTTCAAATGCAGGGGAAGTGGTAACCTTTGATTTTAAAACCACTGGATGAGGTACTACTTTcttgatataattatgaaaattatattgtcttttactttaaaatatattttacgcCCAAACACCAGGAGGGTTAAATAATAGTCCATAGTGGAATGAAATTATTGTTGATTTCTATTTCAGTACCTGGACTATCTGCTGAGGGTTCTCCTTCCAGAAATGCTTGTGAAGATCCATATGGACATACACCATACCAGCCATGTGGTCAGTGAACAGATTATGGCCCATGACTTCCACCCAACTCTCTTTAATACAGGTATATGATATAGACTGAAGCCAGAAGGTTGCAGTTTGAAAAACTTATGTTTTTGAACAATGCACTTCCCTAATCCCTATTGGGTTGAATTATCTGTCCGCATTTCAAAGCAGAGGGAGACATAATGTTTTGGGGCCCCTCAAGTCaagtaaatatttgattatatggaatccgacaataaacaaatattgacttgacttgaaggGCTGCCTGAAGTTTAATTGATGTTTGAATGTTGCTTATGAATGCAGACTTATCTTGTTTCCCATTAAAAGTGTTGAGagaaaaataagatatttttttataattcaatagCTTTGCCACACTCTGGCTGTCTGTTATATCGATGGATGAAGTATGCTTCCAGTTATTGATGAATTGTGTGTGTTGAAATGAAGTACCTTTGTGTGCACTGGATCATCTTTTATTGAAAAACTAAGTTGTAAGGTTAAAAAAGCCCTGTTGTACTCTAGAGACCATTTTGGCACTGTCTTCATAAACTATGGTCATACTGGTCTCCTTGACAAATTCTTGGACAACTTGGATActtgtttttcataattgtatttatctTGAGATTGACCATTGTTTAGACCACACAGCTCAAATgcaatcatatttgttttaaaaggtttcAAAAGACAAGTCTCTATGTTTTTTATGCACCCGAAGGTGGggatattaaaatcgcaccgtccgtccgtccgtccgtccgtccggcgttgtaactttcccttgtatggacagattttaaaattacttgccacatgtgttcaacatatcaagacgacgtgtcgcgtgcaagactcgtgtccctacctcaaaggtcaaggtcacacttagtgtttattcacaatggagtgctgcatataaggacatagagtataggttgtcgtgtctgggctgtaactttctcttgtatggacagattttaaaataacttgccacatgtgttccacatacgacgACGTGTCgaatgcaagacccgtgtccctacctcaaaggtcaaggtcacacttagtgtttattcacaatggagtgctgcatataaggacatagagtataggttgtcgtgtccgggctgtaactttcccttgtatggacagattttaaaataacttgccacatgtgttcaacataccaagacaacgtgtcgcgtgcaagacccgtgtccctacctcaaaggtcaaggtcacacttagtgtttaatCGCAATGCAGTGCTggatataaggacatagagtataggttgtcgtgtccgggctgtaactttccgttgtatggacagattttaaaataacttgccaaatgtgttcaacatatcaagacgacgtgtcgcgtgcaagactcgtgtccctacctcaaaggtcaaggtcacacttagtgtttattcacaatggagtgctgcatataaggacatagagtataggttgtcgtgtctgggctttaactttctcttgtatggacagattttaaaataacttgccacatgtgttccacatacgacgACGTGTCgaatgcaagacccgtgtccctacctcaaaggtcaaggtcacacttagtgtttattcacaatggagtgctgcatataaggacatagagtataggttgtcgtgtccgggctgtaactttcccttgtatggacagattttaaaataacttgccacatgtgttcaacataccaagacaacgtgtcgcgtgcaagacccgtgtccctacctcaaaggtcaaggtcacacttagtgtttaatCGCAATgcagtgctgcatataaggacatagagtataggttgtcgtgtccgggctgtaactttccgttgtatggacagattttaaaataacttgccaaatgtgttccacataccaagacgacgtgtcgcgtgcaagacccgtgtccctacctcaaaggtcaaggtcacacttcgtgtttattcacaatggagtgctgcatacaaggacatagagtataggttgtcgtgtctgggctgtaactttctcttgtatggacagattttaaaataacttgccacatgtgttccacataccaagacgacgtgtcgcgtgcaagacccgtgtccctacctcaaaggtcaaggtcacacttagtgtttaatCACAATGGATTTGATGATAAAACCTCGTTTGGGGATGTATACAAGACTGTTGAAAATTCTAATACAGTCATGTAGATAACCCTTAGATATCTTGATATGCTTTggacaaacaataaaattagAAACTGAATTTAAACTATGTTTACTAAAGTAATTTCCAActataaatgatttgaaaaagtATACAGatacaataattcttcactatTTCATCTCCATAGTACAAAGATTGCCATCAACATTTTCATCAGGGAAAAAAACAGCAGCAGAATAACAAATATGAGTGACAAAATCATAACATGGATGACCAAATCAGTCAATCTAAGAATAATATAGCAAATATCAGTGACTAAATCATTCCAGCTAAATATAGCATTGCAAATATCAGTGAGTAAATCATTCAAACGatatattatatagcaaattatGTGTGTCACTTTATCTAGGATTGCGTACTTTGTGGCCCAAATCATTCAAACTTCATTTAACATTGCAAATATCTTTGACgaaatcattcaaattttatataacattattcaaactaaatataacattgcaaatatttttgacCAAATCATTCAGGCTTAATTCAACTTAGCAGccaaaatcattcaaaatacaaCACAGAAAGTATAAGTAAACACTGTAATAGAACATAGCAAATATAAGTACCAAAAGCATTCTAGCTAAatataatatagaaaatatgtgtGACTTAATCATTCAAACTTTATTAACTATGCTAATATTGTTAACTAAATTATTCAtaccaaaacatttacatttaattcaacTTAGCAAATATAAGTGACCAAATCATTCAAACTGAATACAACACATTCAAAATTAGCTACTGTTATttgagaaataataatattatgatttGTGGGTGAATTAGTTTATCAAGTATTGGCCGGTGTACACCACTCTCTGAtgatatttggaaataaaaatgttcgCCACTAGGGgtttaataaatgtaataaactaACCAGAATTAGAGATAAAGGTACATGTAGTCAATATCATTTCTGACTAAATCAATCAAACCATACAACACACGCAGTGGCATGTTTCACTGGCAGAAACGTTGacatttcataaatgttcattCTTGGCgcttttttatattcttatgtAGAAAACACCAAGCTGTAATCTTTATCACACAAATTAAGGCTTTTCCATCACCAGAGATGTAAAACGAATAAAACAATCAACATACATATACTTATACAAAAACACACAACGATTTCTCTTTGTGTGTATCTTTTTACATGATCATTACATGAtcataatacacatgttactataaatagtaacattttactacagaaattcgttcccgcaataatgattatcgtttccgcccgtgagattatcacggcacgtcaaggcgattatggcataattgcctgaCGAAGACGAGAACGTGaacactgacgtcattttcacgaacataaaaatggccgccgtatacttggtaggcaaacatttaaacattaaaagttgtaaagggattaaaatggaactatgcaataatagtgaaattagttttaccaataataCCACCTTCCATGTttcagtaacgagtactaccCGAAACCGTACCAGATGTTTACATTCGGTAATATTCATACAGcagtgagacaaggaaatgttttgttaaaacgttttgttttactttattcgctgagaaatgttaattattccagcgaaatggctagggtcattcaagccgagaTTTTTATGAAACTGCTCCTAGGCTTGATCGATCCTAGCTGTGCTGacctattgaaatgaacaccacaatcagccgatgtaaaacaggaaatatttgaagaatggaaaaaatgcaggcttattctgaaaacacgtacgaaaaggtttgctattttgatttccaCTCACTCGTTTTTTTCGCAGCTAATGCCATTcaaaccattttgttatatctCATTTTTAAGACTTTCAGACTACATGCTAATCATATGACATATCCTTCATTAttccacaaaatcatgtttttaaatctatttgaaattattgacaaatgacaaaacatatgtattatacaggataatacatggttgaccatggctaaagccctcgggcaattattccttc
The DNA window shown above is from Mya arenaria isolate MELC-2E11 chromosome 6, ASM2691426v1 and carries:
- the LOC128237955 gene encoding uncharacterized protein LOC128237955, translated to MNMEYAVKDGHTAADTTEVTETSEDALGESAKVLEHAYHDAVGNSATSTVASSTVVSEHAEWPPQGCYFIMNKGDENQTISEENDEVDSAQSEMTMEREMEFKTEIKCISNVQDLTQEQLQYMVDKSERHQQKIFGGYILCERHIAFKQGGRSKRELDLNSRICSYTDEQVDTVMQALENIFCKQDNKYLDYLLRVLLPEMLVKIHMDIHHTSHVVSEQIMAHDFHPTLFNTGI